The DNA region TTCCTGGATTCTACCTGTGAATTTGGGATTTATAAACTGTCTCATTGTATCCAGGTGTGAATCTAGTTTGTGCACCTCTGAATCTCTCTGATTTGTAAACTTTCCCTTTCTAGCTAGGTAGGAAGCTGGTTTTTCCACAAGGGAAAAGGAGCTGAGGGAAACAAGGGAACTGGAGAAGAAGGAGTTAATGTAGGCTGGGAATCTGGAGGCTAGATCAAAGAGGTGGCAGGTCAAAGGAGTGGGCAAGAGGAGGGGAAGCAGAGTAAGGGAGCAGACAAGGAATTGGGGGAAAGACTGAGTTGATGCCATCAGATGAATCTATTTAAGTGGCATGGTCATATGGGGATTTTCTCTGTTATAATGAGCCTTAAATCTTTCAATTTCTGATAATTCCAAGATCCATGAGGGAGCTACAATGATTCCCAAGCTGAATTGGTGTTTTAGATGAAATATTACAGACCATAACCTTTTGCTCttgatctctcttttttcctaCCCCTGGCACATTGGGGAGCTCTCCCTTATCCCATGCTATAAGGAGCTTTCTAAGGGAGTTCCTTTAGGCATACTGTGGTTTTTTATTTGCAATTTTTGGagatgtctatgtgtatgtatatatgtatatgttatatatgtatatgttatatatgtatagttgtATTACAATATTCTTCAAAAAATAATTGTGAAGAAATGAATTATTCTGAGTGCTACAAGTACTCAGATAGACTGtaaaggatctatgaaggaagatgatatctacttcaagagaaaggactgataaatagaagtaagCAAACTATGGCTAAAAACAGTTTACCAAATGTCACACTAGAATAACATTTAGAAACAGTATACTAATATAAACAACATCATGAATTTAAATGCATGGAATAAAACTCTTTTTTGTCcagaaatgattttatttgaGTACATAACTGATTGAGAGCATTTCATTTGTAACCAAAATGGAATGGAAACATTATACTAATATTAATAACATCACAAATTTAATTGAATGGAacaaatttggggtttttttgagaaattattttatttgggtAGGTAACTGACTGAGGGCATCTCAACTGCAGCCAAAATGGAATTCACAGAATGATGTTGCATTTACACTTTAACAATACATCACAATATACAGGAATTTGTAAATAGATGCAAACCTACATTTCTTTCCAAGGTCtagtttcatttccttttctgtctccacCAAGAAGCAAAACACAACAATCAAAAAACGCACAAAATTCAGCAAGGCCAACCTGtccaaaacaactttaaaaccaaaggaatgataaTACCAGTTAAAATAAGAAAGTCTGACAACAGCATCATGTATCACTAGAGAGTATTCCTGAAGTAAAAGGGAGTTCTGACTTGACATTATACTGGATCATTTAAAACTGATTTTTTCAATACAAGTAAGCACCGATTTCTCAAAGCAAATTTACTCTTTACAGAGAACTTCATGTTTTCACTATTAGGAAGTAACCCAGTACCGCAACAAGTGACTTTAACTTTATCAAGTGTATAAAGTTAGATTAAAACTGACTTTGTTGGGGGATCAGGGAATTCAGGAAAATGGCTAGGGATATGAGGTGGATGAGGCTTGTTTTGTCCAACAGTCAGGGCTTTGGAAGTCACAGGCTGATTGGTGACTGGAGGTGCTGTGATGACCATCCTCTGGGACCTTTTAGCATATGCAGGGAGAGTTTCTACATTGAAACCCATCTCAACAAGTATAACCACGATGTCTGAAAGTGTTATCTGTGTCCTGGCTGTGTCCTCACAATAGGATTTAGCACTCCTCCCAATTTCTGAAAGGTAGCTTTGAAACATCTCAGTTAATGTGTCCCCGCTGCTTTCTCAGCACTCTCAAACACAGACTCTGTCAGCAAGGAGCTCACAACCACTTGCAAGGTCTGCTTCCATGCCAGGTAGTAGTTATCTGCAGGGATGGTGGTCTGCTTGCTTCCTGAACTCCCTCCTGAGCCTCTGGCTCTGGTAGTTGCAGCTTTGTCAGCCATCTTGAATACCTGACAATGTGCATGTAGCCccaacaattttctttttttttttttttttttgaggatgtgGCACAGGGCTGAGCTTTAATGTATTACGTGAAAAAAGGCATTTGGCAGGTAGCAACTAATTGAAACTGAACAATTCAAGACACATTTAGTAAGTGACTCCTGTATGCAAGGTTATCATGTTAGATGCTGAACCAAATTAAGGTGAGCAAGTCAGCCTCATCTTGGAAGGAAAGATAAGAGGACTATTATAAAGCTTTGCTGAGCAGTCTTTAGGGAGGTGAGTAGGCAAGGCCAATGGGTAGTTTACCACAGCAACCTGTCTTTTGAGATTATCAATTGCAATAccttccaatgagagtgagggaGGATTAGGGATTAAGGATCTTACTTCCAACAAGAATGGAGGGCAAGGAAAATATTTCCATGTCCTGAAGAGAAGgcatgtgtgtctctctgtcatGGACAAGGAACCACAAATTGTCCCCCAAGTGTAGCCTGGCCACTGTCCTAGAAGAGGAGCAGAGGCTGGAGGAacacttctcttctctctgggtcatCAGGGAGAATGAAGTATTCcttgaggaaaataaaaagctACACaatgaaaataaggaagaaaagatttggggAGCCACAAGAGAATTCAGACCCTTGTCAAGAGTGTGAAGAGCATTTAACTTTTTGTACCTGTATCCCCCAGGTCCAGTACATAGCAGGACCTTAAAGTGTGTTGACTGAATGTGACAATTAAAAAGGGCACAGAAAACACAGATTTAAAGATCACAGTCTCCTCCTGTATGTGGGGAACTGGGCCCTCTGAAGAGGAAGCAGCTGCTGGTGTTCCCACAACTAAGCATGGAGCTTCCCAGGTGCCATCGAGAGAGAGGTCCTCCAgtgaaaagagacagaagagagagcaaTGGTGCTTGGTGATTCCCCGAGGAGGGCGCTGAGGCAGCTCTGTGCTGGCTTCACATTAATGATAGAGAAGTCTGCTTTCTGACATTCTGatagtgttctttctttttttcaacctCTGACCTTCTAGTCTAGGCACACGAAAGTGACAGGAACTCATGGCCTGAAGAAGTGGCTTCCCTCCTAGGCTTCAGGACATGACAAATTCAAATAAAGCCCATTTTTTTGTAGACCCCTttttaatataaaacaaaaatttaaacatATTTCAAATCTTCACTATGTCCATAATTCTTATCCTCACAAGACACATGCTAGAATGTTAGATCACTCAGCAGAGTCTTTGGGAAAATATGCCTGTGTGGAATAAAAAAATGCCAAATCCTAGGATGCTTAACCAAGTCACTGAGCTTGTCCTCCAGGTACTAGAGCAGTCCCTGGCGTTTCAAGTCCTCATATGTTTTCTTATTCACAACATGTCCACTGGAGTCCTCATACTCCTCCTCAGTGTCAGGCTGCCGCCGTTCAGAAGCCTTCTGCAGTTTCAATTTGGCCCACAAAGAGACAGCATCTTCAATCTGGGTCACATTAGCAAAGTGGGCTGTATTTGGAATGCCCAAGCATTTTCATACCATGAGCATGACGCCACTCCGCAAAATGCCGCTGGAAGGCCTTGGGTCCTCGGTAGGTGTAGTTGCCACAAATCTCACAGTTATAGTTTATATTGAGTCCATGCAGCTTATACAACCAGTAGGGAATGGGTTTGCCATCCCAATCCAAGGGCAGGTGTTTGGGGTTGTAGATaatctcattctcttcatcttcacTTTCACTCTCATTCATttgctcttcttcttcctcttctctttcctctcctgtgCATGCCTGTTTGCGCTGCACATTTTCATGAGTGAGATGCCGCTGTTCCCTGAGAATCTCTACATATTCGTAGATCTGGGCTTCAAGGAAAGCAATGTCTTTGTTCCTCTCAGTGTCCCTCTTGCTTCCTTTTGATTTGGGATTCTTTGCAAACAGAGAGGAGTCGAGTGATTCCAGGGACCTGCCCTTGGTGCTGAACAGCCTCTGGGCTCGCTCCTCCAGTGTACCACCACATTTCAGTCCTAAAGCCAAGAGTGCAGATTTCAGTCTGTCCAGACCCAAAGAGGCCAACTCCTCCCAGGAGGAAaacacagagaggtcaagatggGCTCCAGCATGGGTCAATGCACTGCTTGTCTCTTTTGGCCAGCCTGGGAAGGTACCATTGTTCCACTTCTTCTCAAACTCATTCTGAATCTTCCCAAACAGTTCATTCTGGTCTTGTAGGGGCTTCACCCTGTCTGTGTAGTCCTGGAGGTACTCAAGCAGCATCTCCAGGTACCTCTTGTACTCTgcattcttcctttccttgggAATATCAAATAACTGGTCAAAGATAGACAGGTATGTGATATAATCCAGTTTCTCAGATGCTTTTAAGTTAATGTACTTAAGGTAGCAGTCATGAAGATCCAAGTAACAGCCATATCCTTCTTCATCTGTGAACTCCACcaagttttgtgcctcttcactAGGGCTTTCTCTGGCTTTTAGGAGTTCCTCAAATTCCACTGACATTGGCACACAAATCTCATTTGGGTGCTTCCGGTGGAATTCTTTTATCTGTTTGAGTCTATTATAGAATTCTGCAAATTCATTTCGTCCTGAAATAGCACTGAGCTCCTCCTTTCTTAACCCATCCTTGTCAGCATACAAATCTCTCAGGTTCCCACTGACTTCCATATACCTGTCCTGCATAGCCCGAGTGCGATGGTCCGAGTTGATCTGGTCCCGGAGCGTGGACTTCTTAATGAGCATCTCCTTGGCCATGACATCCATGAGCTGCTCCTTCTCTTCATGGTAGCGCCCCTGATGCTCCAGGATAGTCTCCATCTTGCCCTGgccacctccacctcccccagCAATTTTCGAAGAGCAGTACTGGTTGGTGGATATTTATGGATGAGGTGGGCTGAGTTCACACCTTCTccttgtggggggaggggtataaACTGAAGTTCAAGCAGATGCTAGAAATCTAGGCTAGGGAAAAAATTCTACTGGGGATTTCTCCTGTGTGAAGTTTCTCCTTTGTATGTCGGGTCACCCCAAattttgaagaaaggaaggatgtccAGATGACTGCTAATAATGTGGACTAGCTCAGGTCGGCTTCTGTTGACAGGCAAAAGCCCAGGCCTTGAGAAGGGATGGAATGGGGTGGCATTTCTCAGCTTGAATGGGTGAGGAAGGGTTTATCTTTAAGCTAACAGAAGAGATGCCCTTGGAAATAAGAAGGGAATATTACAAGTTAATGTTGGTAATGGAAAAATACAGCATTAACACTAATTTTCCTCAATGAAACAGGGCAAATCCCGAATCAGTTCCACTAGCCAAAGCCATGATGTTTCTGAATGATAAGAGACGAAAGAAAAGCTCTTTAATTATATTGTTGGGAAGAGAGTTGTGAACTCTGTGAAAGGGATACACACACCTGTTCTCCTATGAAATCAGCTACAGTATTAGAGAATGTTATAACtgtctatttctctttttcattatcAACAACTCTAATAGATTAGTTTGTGGTTGTAGAGCAACTCACTGAGCTCTCTCTTCAGCCTGGACCTGATCTCAGGGCCTTACAGGCCCCAGGAGGAGGCTCTTTCCTGGGGGCCAATAAAAGGGTGATGCGGAACACAGTTGCCTAGAAATGCAAATAGGGTCAATGTGCCTCCTGGTCCTAAACAACCTCAAAAGAAATTagtcctcttctcccccttttccccagaCCATACCCTTTTCCAGTTTTCAACAGGAGTAAAAGCCCATAACTGGAAATGAAAACACCACATCTCCCTGGGTCTACAGTGCAGACTGAGTAAGACCTCATTATTATACCATTTTATCTTCCAAGTCAAACACCCAACAAAATACAAGATCCCATTTGGACCCCCCAGACCTTTCTTTCCTGGCTTCTACCTGTGAATCTCTGATTCATAAACTGTCTCATTCTAGTTAGGTATGAATCTTGTTCTTCCACTTGAGAATCTCTCTGATTTGTGAACTCTCCCTTTCTAGCTAGATGTGAAGTCCCTTTGTTAGTACTGGATCTACTGgtgtttgtcctctgttcttcCCCAGTAGTTTATTGAACAGCTTCCAAACTGAGGAGCTCATATTTTGACATCATCTCACTAATTTTATTGctgtccatgttttttttttaattttgtgaacTTGCCCAGGTCCCTGGAAACCATTTATGTTAGCAAGGTCATTAGCCTCAGGAAAAAGAACGTGTTTTAATTGTGGCATTTCTAAACAAGGAACTTGGATTAGCTGAGAAGTTGGAAATGATCTCTAGTGATTGGCTTAGAGGATAGATTAAAATTTGGGATATGGGATATGAATCCTGGTAAAGTTTTGCATAAGGCAAGTATTTGAAATTTTGCTGTTTTCAATCAAATGATTGCATAAGTTGGTACTCTTGTATAATCATGTGAAAGATAGAATCCCTGGAATATGAATATTCTTTCAAAATGTTATGGAAATAactagataaaaggaaaagaagtttgtTAAACAAAGTTACAAGTATGgtattgaatcattatcccatacaCTAAGGCTGGGTTACATTTAAATTGCTGTAATAAAgtgtatatatttaaatggaataaggtccttaaatgtttcaaaatgatGTAAGAATAATTGGGTATTGGTACAACTGATGGAAGACATAACTCTTATTCTATTAGTTATTGAAactaaatcagaaacatcttcaATTTGGGGGAAAGAATTTCAGTTCAATTTTCTTAAAGGGAGGTAACTTGtggaatatttttgtattagtGGTAAAGACTACTGTGTGTTCGGTGGTACCTGAAGACCTACTGGATTTCATGGGGAGAGATGGGAGGTTGTGGGATAGCTTTCAGATGCAGTGAGAGATGTTGGGGAGAGGAGACTAGAGTTAAGtggtatttggaaaaataatagAGGATTTGATCTGTAAAAGATATTTGGCAGGAGTGGACTtaaaaagtaagaggaaaagtGGTACCTAAAAATAGTGGAGCAAAGCCGTAAGAGAAATTGGAGTGGAGTAGGATCTAGGTTTAGGTGAGTAAATGTGACACGTGCTGCAAGAAGATTggttataaaaaaaagaagaaagagacctTTTAGGTGTTAAAGAAAACAATGGACAAGGATGTTATGGAAGGATGGATgcagtctatatatatatagcctgATTGTTGGGGTGGAGAAAGTTCACGGTTTGGAAAGTTCTCAAGGAAACCCTCATTTGGTGGGGAAGATTTCGCTGTTTTGATATGAATCCATTTCATGACCTAAACATGAGTTAAAGTTAGTGTTTCAATTTATCATATGCGTAAGGTTCAATTCTTgaagtatctcattctttcagattgaGCATGGTTAGAGAAGGATAAATAAGCTTGAGAAAGAGATGCAAATCTGTTAGAGCAGTGCcttatgatcttaatggaaaatttgaattGTTATTTAATCAGGAACTAGAACAAGTGTAGAAATGCATGGaagctacttaaggctcactttaaagaCATTCCTCAACCAGTGTTAGATTATAGTCACACCtgaaactgattattggaacttgccattcaagactttatgggactgttAATTAGCTGTTTTCTGAGTCTGACTCCAGGTATGACTCTCAAGAAATAATGTTAAGCCACTCATCCATGAtgccaacagccctgtgaagtccATAAATTGCATCTATGAACTGCAAAGGGTGATCTCATGGGAAGGTTGGGAGAACGACTGTTATGCATGAGCTGAGGTAGGATTCTTCTGAGTCAATTTCGCCAGTGTCACCTGGCAGATTTTAAATATGGTTCAGTGCAATTTGCAGTCTGACATACCTTAAATTGATATGAAGTTAGGGAAATAGTGTTCCCTTACTATAAGTTATGTGCCTAATCTCTTAGTGGCAGATGTCTATAATcaaagttttgtaagcacaataacaaatctattaaacAATTGATtctggaacatcttaggttaatATAAAATTGAGCTATTAGGCTTAGTATTTTAGACTAATATATATTCTTGTATAAATTAGCAtcctttaattctttgtaataatATGAAGATGATCAAATTAAGGGCTTGTGAAAATACCATTTTGTTACTaagttaatatcatgcttgtctcaAGTTTTCTTACAATTAGTTAATATTAAAAGAGGAATGGTTTATGATCTATCTTGcaaatgccttaaaagaaacatAACATGGCAAGATGTTGGAATTGTTTCATGTAAAATTGATTAAtccatgtatttatgtatgtattatgtattggAGCTGGTTATTAATTCCTTAGTAAAATCTCATCCTTCTGGTTGGGGAATTGATAATGTATTActgtaaagtataagaaattggGTTctaatgtgagtttcttgaacaTGATAATTGGCCAAGGATGCAATTTTGATTTTGTAAGGATGATAAATGTATAAAGATTAGGAATGGTCATTAAAATTGTGTCAAGATCACCATTAGGAGAGTGGACATGAAAAGCAGGTTTCTACAAGAATATGGCAAAGAATATGCTGAAGATG from Trichosurus vulpecula isolate mTriVul1 chromosome 1, mTriVul1.pri, whole genome shotgun sequence includes:
- the LOC118834632 gene encoding LOW QUALITY PROTEIN: splicing factor 3A subunit 3-like (The sequence of the model RefSeq protein was modified relative to this genomic sequence to represent the inferred CDS: deleted 1 base in 1 codon), coding for METILEHQGRYHEEKEQLMDVMAKEMLIKKSTLRDQINSDHRTRAMQDRYMEVSGNLRDLYADKDGLRKEELSAISGRNEFAEFYNRLKQIKEFHRKHPNEICVPMSVEFEELLKARESPSEEAQNLVEFTDEEGYGCYLDLHDCYLKYINLKASEKLDYITYLSIFDQLFDIPKERKNAEYKRYLEMLLEYLQDYTDRVKPLQDQNELFGKIQNEFEKKWNNGTFPGWPKETSSALTHAGAHLDLSVFSSWEELASLGLDRLKSALLALGLKCGGTLEERAQRLFSTKGRSLESLDSSLFAKNPKSKGSKRDTERNKDIAFLEAQIYEYVEILREQRHLTHENVQRKQACTGEEREEEEEEQMNESESEDEENEIIYNPKHLPLDWDGKPIPYWLYKLHGLNINYNCEICGNYTYRGPKAFQRHFAEWRHAHGMKCLGIPNTAHFANVTQIEDAVSLWAKLKLQKASERRQPDTEEEYEDSSGHVVNKKTYEDLKRQGLL